The genomic stretch GTACACAAgcaaacaacaaacaataatacaaaGCACCTAAGAAGGCACCAACATCCACTATCCAACAACTTTAGGACCCAATTCACCACCTAGCACTTCCTGATCCGCTATCAAATATACCACTAGTCCAACAAGGCTGCTAGTATAAGACGTTAACTGATTTCTTAAAAAGCGAAAGTGTAATTTGTCATAAACAAAAGTGAACAATAATTAAGAACCAAAAGcaatttttcaaaaaagagatAATGGCTTCATAAACCATTTGTCACTATTTCCTATTTACTAAATGAGTTGCTCTACAGTACACAATAAATCATTGACTGTATGCCACTATCCGCTTTGCTGCTCAATGTAATTAGGGTGAAAGTGGCTAGACAAATTATGCCATTCACTacatatttcaatataatataagacTGTGTTAAGTTCCATGCCGATTCTTGAagaacaagtaataaaaaaaatatataaatcgcatgacaagaaaaatatttttttacatcacGCCTTAGCGTAGGGTTGCCaagtttttaatagaaatagagTAAATTTAAGACAGGGCGAATAAAGAATaccaagttatataaaaaaaaaaaaattaagaggtATTTTTGAGTTGACTGATGTTGTCTTCTGCGTTTAGAAACGCCCAAGTTTGGCTTGGGGATATCAACATAACAGTTTTTAAACAGTAAATGCATGACTTGTATAGGAATGGTTAACGCTGtataaaaatagcattttatcattttacagtttataaaGTACACCTGCAGGAAATATAGTAATTAGTCCGGTGTACACATTTAACTTATTATTACTGTCCCTAATACTTGTGTACTGCCAAAAACCGTAAAAAACCAAAAGATCAAATAATTCCAATGATCAAGGAATACTGGtcatttaagtaggaggtcccaggttcgattcccagtaggggcaatttgggaatttataatttctgattattTTCTGGTCTGATCTTAcgcgaggctttggccgtggctagttaccaccctaccgataaagacgtgacgctaagcgatttagtgttctggtgtgtcgcgtagaaaccgattaggggtatgactaccatactccctaactgtTTAGAGCAGGTGGGAGGGCTGTTTGAGACTGCTTTGCATGTGACAATCAAAGAACGGGGAACGTGGTATAAGTTCAAACAACTCTTCTGGACCTTTCACATTATAGAGATGATAGATAAACATAGAGTACTGACTCTCTCTCTACCATGCACCAAAGCTTCCAGCTTTCTGCTAGATTTCCAATAATCAGACGTCCTCCAGCCTTGCATTACTCCAAATACCAAATGATGTCGAACCTTGAAGTGatgcttatatttatataattaatattcattagAGATTCAGTATCGTATGAATTCACATACGTTTAGAAAGTAGATCTTGCATTCGAGTGGCTAAGATgtcctattatttatatttccttaaATACCAATCATGTGGTAAAATAGTGCTTTTTTGGCATTTTCTGACAGAGGTACTATAGTTACCAGGCCCTGAAAAATTCCTTGTGTGCAGAGTCCTGTAAAGTGCGatcattattatgataattgcCAATAACGCGTCTACTGACCTTTTAAGGAAGATCATTATATTAATGGATTGACCTCTgaggaaagatttattttatcgtATACCCCTGTGTATtgcaaaatgttattatattagaaaaacCAATTTGGGGAACAGAAACTACTTAACTTTTGGAGTAAACTTAGAATATTCCCAAGACTCTACGGTAATACGATAGCTTGCAGTGTGTGGGCGCATGTCGTTAGATATAAATAGAATTTTCTCAAGAAACTTCGTTCTAAATATGGATTCTAGAAATGTTAGTGTGTGATATGAGATACTGCTATTGAAGCGTTTTTTCTTTGATCCCAGGAAATGTAATTCTGCTTATTGCAAAGCAAAATATCAATAGCTTCATTGTAAGTAATGTTTTTTCTCATGCGTGTCTATTTTAATTGCGCACGCGTTACACAAATCTATATGTAACTGATTTTGTAATAAATCTACTAAGTATTCGAAGGAAAGGCAAGGGAAGATCATtattgagtttatttattttgaattgaagaatattttgtattatattctatttaaaaaaatatttattagtcatcttagtaacgaaaacacaagctacgattactttagggctaggtgacaatttgtgtattgtcgataTACAGATATATATTGTTCATATCAATTCCTTAATTTAGTGAACgtataaaatttaagtaagatAAGTTCTCCggatatataaaagtataaagtaGTAATCATTTAAAATGACCAGGCCAGTgaccaaatcttgtactaaggctacaggttACTTGCTTGTTTACCAGCTGTTTACAAAGAACTTGAATTGGAGGTGGCACTGTTGAACCTCATACCGAAACAGAAAGCATATATAACTTACGATGTTTCTGGCACCCATCCACGTTTTCAGGCCAGTCGCAAGAGTGAGCGTTCTCGTTGTACAGCAAACCACCAATACACAGCTGTTCAGTAGCGGTACCGTTCCAACAAGTCCAGTATCTGGTGCAAGAGGTTTCGTGTCCAAAGATACCGTACAGCCAGTCGCAGTGttcagtgccgattggtggatcTGGAAACAGTTTTTAATGTCAGATTGTTGAGAAGTGAATCAATTATATGTATGGTGAAATATTTGGGAACGAGGGGACCTCCCTGGTTCAAATGCATACTCCTAATAACTTATGATTTAAATGCCGGCGCTTTTAAGTTCATGTTGCATGCTTACAAGTAAAACCGATACACATGGCTTTCGTGTAAACGTTGTATggaagtttatttaaaacgagTTATACTTGTAAATTTACAATTTGTATAACAAATTTGCTTCCCTTTCGAAAGCTGCTCCTGAGCTACGGATAAAGAAAAAATGtgcgatcaatatataaacttagatcacgcggatccctaaaaaaaataaacaatcgacttacttgAAACGGACACGAATAAGTGATATCtacatatcgtctgagaaaagtacaaaaatccttactacaaacagactgacttgacgtatTCAGTGTGCttatatactataatttattttttaaagttaatattattaaacggTTAAGTAATACTTTAAAGAGTACAGTAACATTAAACTACTTTAAAAGAGTAGTAAGTAGGTCCTGTGAAGACAGTCAACGGCTAAAAAAATTGTCAAGGGTTGCAAACCTTGATATTTTTTAGCCGTTGACCCCTTATACGAAAATGGGGTCAACTTCTGTCTCAATTTATTTGGTAGGgactgcttgaaataaatgaaatttgaatttgtatttaaagGACTGAGTTCGATCTCCTGCATTAACATTTAAAGGGAGTTATAGTGAGGAAGCTGCATGTCTGAGgcttttatataatgttatcaaaattGTTTGTAGACTCCCAATCTGCTTTTAGTCAGCTTGGTAGACGATGGCATGAACTCTTATCATTCTGAGggaagactcgtgccctgtagtggattgAAAATGATTTAgtcgatatattatgaaaattaagcttaatttgctacactcggcgaaaagcaggagattctgtATGGTGTCTGTATTTCGGCAAATTGTACTATCTACGCACGTTAAGCTCCGAaacaggagcatcctcaggagatgttgactttacaatgaataattaacaataatgatgaatgatgacAATCAAAATGAGGCctattggcgaagtgggcagtgaccctgctttgaGTTCTATTCTCACATCTGGAATCTgttttgagtgatgaacatgaatgtttttcagtgtctgagaatttatctgtgtattataattatttatgtaaattattatataaatattcatccgtcatttttgtacccaaaacacaagcaacgcttactttggggctagatggcgatgggtgcaCGAATTGTatccaattaaatattataatatttaaattttttatttatttatttataatattataaataagaaagtttgtatggatggatggatcgttgtttgttactctttcacgcaaaaatttcTGAACCAATTTGATAGTGTTAAATTGCACTCGGATTAACACATATGctaagaatctgcaccgttacgtggtttaaataccatcaacacgtacgaagcgttttgcttcttcctttctgatcctcTGCTCAAAATGCTCTCCCATATTCCGACTttcctgatacctataatctgggtaccttataatcaagagtgaataggcaagcgcgcttcatcttaggctgcatcatcatttaccatcaggtgtgattgcagtcaagcacttgtctatatattaaaaaaaaaatgctgctttttatcccagaaaaatgtTTAGTTCCCGCAGTATTCATAAGAAacgatttaaatacttttttaaaaactaaattatttatatatctatttattacttattgaatactttttgttaaatttttatttataatatttctatatgtttatgtggtgtacaattaaagtgtattctttcattcattcattcacactCTTTCggatttatagtttttttttgtattttggaATTAGATAGGTATAATTAGATGTCGGCGAAGGGATAATTAACATCTCCCGTGTCATAGCAGTCTAGTCTATCGTCAAGGGGATAATCTCAGCTTTAGTAATTACCGCTAATAATAGTCCATTAAAACCATTATGTGCATTATTAGTAGCTAAAGTTTAGACGCTATCTAATAATTACATGATATAacatcttaaaataatattaactggctgttgcctgcgacttcgtccgcgtttgtttttatttttaattgatctaAAGTATATTCTTAACTTGTGTAATCTTGTAAAAAATATCGGGTGTAGTGTTTAAAATCTTCTTtctttttatgatattagtatagatCATATAGATAACATTATAAGTGACGTCTAATCTTAATTCATAACTAAATAATCCAATTATTGAAAATcgaaacaatattttaagtttaccaatttagtttattaataatttgatttgacCATAATAATTTCATTGTTTCAAGGCCCCGGCGGAGCTTCATGTCATCTCTTATGTATGTGAATGACAGATatctatttataaacaataacacaataatataaGTTGTAGAACAGTAAAAGTTACTGTAATatacggtttcacagataagtcccagagactgtacataatgtacttctaagGCCCGTGAagcattatttcggtttttatttacacgtacGTTATTTACATATACGTTTTGCTGGTTAGTTCTTTTTCTCTGCTACTCCTTCCGATTTGCAATTAATTGCTTGccgttataaatatatattatgatgtaCTTACTTATTTGAGCTTTCGGGTATTCGCAGTAATTTGACCTCCAAGGGTAGTCGCATCCCTCGGTAACACCTCGGTGTTTTCCAGCAAAGACCAGGCCATTGGGACAATCGTACTGGACAGGTTGGCCGCCGTCGCACTCCCAATATTTGTCACAGTATTTGTCATCGGCGACCACTCTGGATTTGGTCTTGCACGGGTCCTCAACTTGCGCACACGATATCACTGCTAAGCTGGCCACAAGAGCTGCGGAAGAGAAAATagtgtttgattatttttatagtaatttactgATAATAAGCGGCAATAGTACGCTATTGCCGCTTATTATCAGTAAATTACTATATTGGTTTGGACATCAGCTTTACTGTCAGGGACTAAGTTCGTAGAATAAGTTAGGTGattttttgagcaattaaaatatcatttgctttaactgtaaaggaaaatatcgtccTCGTCGTCAATGTAAATACGCATGCTTGACAGCCCTCCATAAAGGcatttggagtccaccaatccgcactgggagagcacggcgtggtggactacggtctcaacccttttcattgtgggaggagacccgtgccacgTTGTGGGCCtatataatgggttgatatggtgacgACTTATAGTAAATTTTATCCGGTTTAAGGTATAATCTCACAGTATATGTAACTGTGAGTTTTTCTTTTAGGAAACCATGTGAGGTATTTTTGTTCACATACAATGCACCTATAATAAGGTTTGCAACTAAAGGTACTCAATACAATGTAATTGATTAGGTTCCTTCATTGACTCCTCGCCAGCCTATTAACGTCACCCAAAAGGTCTCCGTGGACaaacatacctatatatattattctacgTATTGTGGGGTCTTCTTTTAATTTGAAGAAAGACTTGTTGTTCGTTgacatacaaacataaaaacagaCAAATAGAAGTACATATGAAATTTTACTACTATTATACGAAAGGACGGAGAGCAACATAAGTGACTTTTTGTCCCAGGTGTACCGTAATATATACTAGATAtctatatatttgtttgtagacctcattatattataagaatcgaacactctaataataattacgtaTATACGCTAACACCGAAGTGATAACTCCCTTTTTTTGAAGTCGTAtcaaaaaggaatattttttatgcctATAATGGTATCTACCATGGGTAAAGTGGCGAAGTAGAGTCATGACCTCGGCACGCGATGCCAAGGCAATAAATATGTGAGTGGATTACATATGAGGCATGtactttacaatattattacaaCCATTCTTACTTTTTTTCGTGTACTTGTTGGTACCTTTAAAATCATGGTAAGGTAtgatcttatatatatatttctagtgggcgtgtgtatgtcactgaactcctcctgaacggctgtaccgatttgaatgaattttttggtatgcgtttgggtggcaccctggatggtttagattcacaaatcagcccgacagatggcgctggggtcctctagttatattataaaatataaagtaatctGTTAAATAGCCACCATCGAGgcatggtattttttttgtttcgttacAAATCtttccttgactgcaatctcatctgatggtaagttaaGATGCTGTCTAAGGTAACAACAGGTTGACTTGctaagggtatggcagttatattaatcctatacccctaatctgtttctattcgatattgtaccggaacgttaaatcgcttagcggcacgtcattgtcggtggggtggtaagtagccacggccgcagcctcccaacagaccagaccagagaaaactctaaaattataaattccggaattgcccctgctgggaatcgaaaccgagacctcccacttgaAACCACAGCGATCACCAGGGTTGTCGTCAAAACCAATAATGCCCAAGATGCTGGCCTTCAAAGGGGCTGCACTTTGGTGGGTCAAAACAATGCTTAAACCAAAGTAACTGTCTACTCTCGGATCCCGGTGGgatttgataattctttaaagaGTCAtcgggaaataaaaaaaatggaaaattgtgtctttttgtttattgttattacatGCTTttgtaatttaagcaatttaaatataacttgctataacggtgaaggaaaaacatcgtgaggaaacctgcatgcttgagagttctccaaaatgttctcaacggcgtgtgaagtctaccaatataaataaataaataattaaataaatatactgtgacaatacatacatcgccatctagccccaaagtaagcgtagcttgtgttatgggtactaagatagctgatgcttattttaatgaatataatacacataaatacttataatatacagattaacacccaggcactgaaaaacattatggtCATTACACAagcatttccagttgtgggcatcgaacccacggccttggactcggaaagcagggtcgctgcccactgcgccaatcggctgtcaaaatatgCACTTGGTGGTTACcacagcgtggtagactacgacctaaacccttctcattcttaaggaagacccgtgctttgtagtggcccggtaatgggttggtgataAACCTCGTAGAGTAAAATATGTAAGACGTCAAACAGTTTCACAGCTTATCAAGCTATAAAGCACAGCTTTAGTGGACAGCCAGCCTAAAAGTGGTTTGTGTGTGTTTTGATTTTGATACCCGCTTTCCAATGTTTGGCCAATTAATGAATTGATTGCCGAAAATTGCTTTAGTGGAAATGCAAACGAAAACTGTTGGTTTATAATATGTAGAGTGTACTTTTAAATTCGGTAACTTTGCTTTGCAATGCAAATATTTTGTCGGTCAAACAACGTTAAAGGAAAATTCATTGATTTAAATTGTGTTCTATTTTCAGAAAATTGAATACAGTATCTTGAATTTATCAATGTaggtttgtgaaaaaaaatgtaaagttaaagtaaaaaaatataaactggaCTGAATATTACCGCGGTTTTGGGATTGCCTTATCTGGCGTAATAAAAGCTGGTCTATTTCTTGCGCAAAGGATTAACCTGGCTGTTCGGTGTGGAATTGCAGCCAGCATTATTGGCACGATTCCAAGCAAGCATGACTCGTTTAGTCTTGGAAAATATCTGTTGGCCCATCTTTAATACGCCTGTCTATTCTAAGTGTAAGTACAACAAATAAATCATCGTTTATCACCACATAACCGAGGCGAGACATGCGAATTACCTCGTCAATGTCATAAGCCGAGATGTGCGCATTGCATAACTCGGAAGAACTTTCACCTGCGCATGCGCACCTCATAACATAACGTAAGACGATTTGGTTATGGTTATGTTTGTACACGTACCGCGGATTGGCGTAAGATGGTTATTTGACTTAATGATTcgttaagtaagtaataattagGCAAAGCAGTGACTAAAATTACTTGTCGTAAATTATGGAAGCATCCTCTATTTTGGCAACTGTTATGACATAATTCGAATACTAGAAAAACCACTGGTAAAAGGAGTTTAGGACCGGAAATCCTCGTACATTAGGAGGAGGCGCTAAAAAGGTAGTCCTTAATATACTAAATCtgtctaatttattaattactaaacaACACTACTAACCTACAaagctatattttaatattaggtGTATCaatgtggaatttattttatttatttatttgtgaacaataatatcttaaccactaatgaatgaaacgatgatcactgtaaaagtatgaaactgcgtaaaaGTGATCACGgccacctccaaaacttaaaatttaccacgtttcacttaatatttatcaaaacattcaaaaatattattaattttaagggACAGTAAagctgttttataaaaattatttctgcTAGCTTTGTACTTTGTGGTGAATTTGTGTGCAATATAGTGTATATTATCCGACGATATTGGGGTCGTAAGGTCACCGACAGGAATAGAAAAACATTATGGTCATTACACAAgcatttccagtagtgggaatcgaacccacggcctttgactcataaagcagggttgctgcccactgcgccagtcgactgTTAAATTTTATTCCGTTTAGCATTGGCTAGTTGCAACCCGCGGTTGTTGTTTTGTAAGGCTTTGAAGAAAGgaaaatatttgattaatagGTGGTATTTGATTTCGGACGTAAAAATACAATTGAACCTGTAAACCATCCTTAGGAATTTAGGTGTTTTTCCAGAACTAAAGGTAGCCTGCACTcttcgtcttttcaactaactctaaccCAAAATTTAAGCCGAATGCTCAGTTAGGGCGCGAAGTAGGagcaaagaaaataacaaacacactttcatatttataatattg from Pararge aegeria chromosome 4, ilParAegt1.1, whole genome shotgun sequence encodes the following:
- the LOC120623465 gene encoding protein obstructor-E-like codes for the protein MSSERCWASLVALVASLAVISCAQVEDPCKTKSRVVADDKYCDKYWECDGGQPVQYDCPNGLVFAGKHRGVTEGCDYPWRSNYCEYPKAQINPPIGTEHCDWLYGIFGHETSCTRYWTCWNGTATEQLCIGGLLYNENAHSCDWPENVDGCQKHPLCNEDANGNVPLGKSCNRYWQCQGGYPRLQRCPAMLVFDRRSLRCVVPPTEDCEIPTTTTPQPEEEDVRQSPQQPSKRPSNNEYQDGQGRQRQRN